From Synergistaceae bacterium, the proteins below share one genomic window:
- a CDS encoding cation:proton antiporter subunit C, translating into MLEKLLLNHYEAAAVILSGIGLTNLLLQRNLIKKIIGLNIMDTAVYLFLAAKGYVAGRSAPILLENGSGGWLNSANLYVNPVPAGLVLTGIVVSVSVTAVALALTLKLYEYYGTLNIDEALLKMTQEQEELESKIDSAEEDVLA; encoded by the coding sequence ATGCTCGAAAAATTATTATTGAATCACTATGAAGCAGCGGCTGTTATTTTGTCGGGTATAGGACTCACAAATCTATTATTACAGCGAAATTTAATCAAGAAAATTATCGGACTTAACATAATGGATACAGCTGTATATTTATTTCTTGCTGCTAAGGGATATGTTGCAGGCCGTTCAGCTCCGATTTTATTAGAGAATGGATCAGGGGGCTGGCTTAATTCCGCAAATTTATATGTGAATCCTGTTCCCGCCGGACTTGTTTTAACGGGAATAGTCGTAAGTGTGAGCGTTACTGCTGTTGCCTTAGCTTTGACTCTGAAACTTTATGAATATTACGGGACATTAAATATCGACGAGGCACTATTAAAGATGACTCAAGAGCAGGAAGAATTAGAGTCAAAAATTGACAGTGCAGAAGAGGACGTGCTGGCATGA